A portion of the Salminus brasiliensis chromosome 9, fSalBra1.hap2, whole genome shotgun sequence genome contains these proteins:
- the LOC140562441 gene encoding probable G-protein coupled receptor 141 — MAELSSDATNQTSIIPMEYRVGLVFLYSVVFLGGSVGIGLMSTILKSNMSITTVSVINLLVVHLLFLLTVPFRIYYYAGNHWALGSTFCKLVSSMIHAHIYLTLIFYIVILTARYLAYFELGYRLEFYRVLHAVMASVTLWVIILGSALPATVVNYGSAATGGGNEVCFNFGASLSYSPVGVLNYIMSAVVLLVCIVLASIQLWILSRVYRKHGQASFAHQEFWAQIKSLCFVLIMFLFFVPYHAFRIYYVSNYWDGLQIVNEVFLTFTTFSCFDMLTFAGRGVWRPVYIKCCALWERKR; from the coding sequence ATGGCTGAATTATCCAGCGACGCCACAAACCAGACCTCCATCATCCCAATGGAATACAGGGTGGGTCTTGTATTCCTCTACTCAGTGGTCTTTCTTGGCGGCAGCGTGGGGATTGGCCTCATGAGCACCATCCTGAAGTCCAACATGTCCATCACCACCGTCTCTGTGATCAACCTGCTCGTGGTTCACCTGCTCTTCCTCCTGACCGTGCCTTTCCGCATTTACTACTACGCCGGCAACCACTGGGCCCTGGGCAGCACCTTCTGCAAGCTGGTCAGCAGCATGATCCACGCCCACATATACCTCACCTTAATTTTCTACATCGTCATCCTGACTGCGCGATACCTGGCTTACTTTGAGTTGGGCTACCGGCTGGAGTTCTACCGAGTTCTACATGCAGTCATGGCCAGCGTGACCTTGTGGGTCATCATCCTGGGCAGTGCCCTGCCAGCCACGGTGGTCAACTACGGATCTGCAGCCACTGGTGGAGGAAATGAGGTTTGCTTTAACTTCGGAGCCTCTCTATCCTACAGCCCTGTCGGAGTACTGAACTACATCATGAGCGCCGTGGTGCTCCTGGTCTGTATCGTTCTGGCCAGCATCCAGCTGTGGATCCTGTCGCGGGTTTACAGAAAGCATGGCCAGGCCTCGTTTGCTCATCAGGAGTTTTGGGCTCAGATTAAAAGCCTGTGCTTCGTGTTGATCATGTTCCTCTTCTTCGTGCCTTACCATGCCTTCAGGATATACTACGTGAGCAATTACTGGGATGGCCTTCAGATAGTAAATGAGGTTTTCCTCACTTTCACAACCTTCAGCTGCTTCGACATGCTCACGTTTGCTGGCAGGGGGGTGTGGCGGCCTGTTTACATAAAGTGTTGCGCTTTATGGGAGAGGAAAAGATGA